One Salvia splendens isolate huo1 chromosome 22, SspV2, whole genome shotgun sequence DNA segment encodes these proteins:
- the LOC121786937 gene encoding NAC domain-containing protein 2-like yields MQAYHHHPPSLRRHNSHVNCAAAGDKASGVGIMGEFNPTDAEIIREYLMKKINNEAFHTDMISPVHFYAFTPDYLSDIMHSRKVIGSCRQFVYFTGKRRDSVRTDWMMREFTAPENRARMKDWVVCKMYRNEIRISRKRNHDGEANNNPAYTEAIRPVDDSSTPKF; encoded by the exons ATGCAGGCCTATCACCACCACCCACCCTCACTCCGCCGCCACAATTCACATGTCAATTGCGCTGCCGCCGGCGATAAAGCAAGTGGTGTCGGAATCATGGGCGAATTTAACCCGACGGATGCGGAGATAATCCGTGAGTATCTGATGAAGAAGATCAACAATGAGGCGTTTCATACCGACATGATCAGTCCAGTTCACTTCTATGCTTTCACTCCAGATTATCTTTCTG ATATCATGCATAGTAGAAAAGTTATTGGGTCGTGCAGGCAGTTCGTCTACTTCACAGGGAAACGTCGAGATTCTGTCAGGACTGATTGGATGATGCGAGAATTCACAGCACCAGAGAATCGCGCGAGG ATGAAAGATTGGGTTGTGTGTAAGATGTATAGGAACGAAATCCGGATATCAAGAAAAAGAAACCATGATGGAGAGGCGAACAACAACCCGGCCTACACTGAGGCGATACGACCAGTCGACGATAGCTCAACACCCAAATTTTGA